In a single window of the Nilaparvata lugens isolate BPH chromosome 1, ASM1435652v1, whole genome shotgun sequence genome:
- the LOC111063943 gene encoding uncharacterized protein LOC111063943 isoform X2, giving the protein MASSTQILVQAASSVVTSEAMEDEDSNYSETSEDDEYVPGVKLYEGPDLTNYRMEAVRCDLGQYETCPPAMFVKQQRRELEKDVMKREAVTLHEEYPTRVRCSLCLTNLATRVAVPCGHWIGCIDCVVAFIETRNFYQIMTDVNDKGVPLPIKCPQCNALVGKLIWPHKSARCQSSNVL; this is encoded by the exons atggcTTCTTCTACTCAGATTTTGGTTCAGGCAGCTTCAAGTGTGGTCACATCAGAAGCCATGGAAGATGAAGATAGTAATTATTCAGAAAC AAGTGAAG ATGATGAATACGTCCCAGGAGTAAAGCTCTACGAAGGCCCGGACCTCACCAACTACCGTATGGAAGCTGTGCGGTGTGATCTGGGACAATATGAAACATGTCCTCCTGCCATGTTTGTCAAGCAGCAGAGGAGAGAGTTGGAAAAGGACGTGATGAAGAGGGAGGCTGTTACCCTACACGAGGAGTACCCCACCCGCGTAAGGTGCAGCTTGTGCCTCACGAATTTGGCCACCAGGGTGGCAGTTCCCTGTGGCCATTGGATCGGCTGCATTGATTGCGTTGTGGCATTCATTGAGACGcgcaatttttatcaaattatgaCTGATGTCAATGATAAGGGTGTGCCCCTCCCAATCAAATGCCCCCAATGCAACGCTTTGGTGGGCAAATTAATATGGCCACATAAGAGTGCAAG GTGCCAGTCTTCGAACGTTCTCTAA
- the LOC111063943 gene encoding uncharacterized protein LOC111063943 isoform X3 — MYDEYVPGVKLYEGPDLTNYRMEAVRCDLGQYETCPPAMFVKQQRRELEKDVMKREAVTLHEEYPTRVRCSLCLTNLATRVAVPCGHWIGCIDCVVAFIETRNFYQIMTDVNDKGVPLPIKCPQCNALVGKLIWPHKSARCQSSNVL, encoded by the exons atgt ATGATGAATACGTCCCAGGAGTAAAGCTCTACGAAGGCCCGGACCTCACCAACTACCGTATGGAAGCTGTGCGGTGTGATCTGGGACAATATGAAACATGTCCTCCTGCCATGTTTGTCAAGCAGCAGAGGAGAGAGTTGGAAAAGGACGTGATGAAGAGGGAGGCTGTTACCCTACACGAGGAGTACCCCACCCGCGTAAGGTGCAGCTTGTGCCTCACGAATTTGGCCACCAGGGTGGCAGTTCCCTGTGGCCATTGGATCGGCTGCATTGATTGCGTTGTGGCATTCATTGAGACGcgcaatttttatcaaattatgaCTGATGTCAATGATAAGGGTGTGCCCCTCCCAATCAAATGCCCCCAATGCAACGCTTTGGTGGGCAAATTAATATGGCCACATAAGAGTGCAAG GTGCCAGTCTTCGAACGTTCTCTAA
- the LOC111063943 gene encoding uncharacterized protein LOC111063943 isoform X1 — translation MASSTQILVQAASSVVTSEAMEDEDSNYSETEIAAFYSSDDYLIYESEDDEYVPGVKLYEGPDLTNYRMEAVRCDLGQYETCPPAMFVKQQRRELEKDVMKREAVTLHEEYPTRVRCSLCLTNLATRVAVPCGHWIGCIDCVVAFIETRNFYQIMTDVNDKGVPLPIKCPQCNALVGKLIWPHKSARCQSSNVL, via the exons atggcTTCTTCTACTCAGATTTTGGTTCAGGCAGCTTCAAGTGTGGTCACATCAGAAGCCATGGAAGATGAAGATAGTAATTATTCAGAAACAGAAATTGCTGCATTTTATTCCAGTGACGATTACTTAATTTATGAAAGTGAAG ATGATGAATACGTCCCAGGAGTAAAGCTCTACGAAGGCCCGGACCTCACCAACTACCGTATGGAAGCTGTGCGGTGTGATCTGGGACAATATGAAACATGTCCTCCTGCCATGTTTGTCAAGCAGCAGAGGAGAGAGTTGGAAAAGGACGTGATGAAGAGGGAGGCTGTTACCCTACACGAGGAGTACCCCACCCGCGTAAGGTGCAGCTTGTGCCTCACGAATTTGGCCACCAGGGTGGCAGTTCCCTGTGGCCATTGGATCGGCTGCATTGATTGCGTTGTGGCATTCATTGAGACGcgcaatttttatcaaattatgaCTGATGTCAATGATAAGGGTGTGCCCCTCCCAATCAAATGCCCCCAATGCAACGCTTTGGTGGGCAAATTAATATGGCCACATAAGAGTGCAAG GTGCCAGTCTTCGAACGTTCTCTAA